One genomic segment of Actinomycetota bacterium includes these proteins:
- a CDS encoding glycosyltransferase family 2 protein encodes MSQESQAGSSGSADAAVEPEMDDAGGLRLSVCVPCYNEEAIIDASYRRIKDTCEAQGVTYEIVFGNDGSADATLKMLEAIAAADPAVRITTHFPNRGAGYTYRELYSAARGEIIVQMDCDLAMPVEVSIPTFLAALENADLAVGSRYVGIKADYPLKRRVFSRGYTMLTRLLFDLSVVDTQTGFMGFYRKILPSLDLSADGFELLVEFIAQANAAGFRIAEVGLPWFHDTTSGETEVWSESVKMLKGTLRVKRRFNQLKKQKSHQAAAR; translated from the coding sequence TTGAGTCAAGAATCCCAGGCTGGCTCATCCGGCAGCGCCGATGCCGCTGTAGAACCTGAGATGGATGATGCCGGCGGTCTGCGCCTGAGCGTCTGCGTCCCCTGTTATAACGAGGAGGCGATCATCGACGCCAGCTACCGCCGCATCAAGGATACCTGCGAGGCGCAGGGCGTCACCTACGAGATCGTCTTCGGCAACGACGGCAGCGCCGACGCCACCCTGAAGATGCTGGAGGCCATCGCCGCTGCCGATCCGGCCGTGAGGATAACGACCCATTTTCCTAACCGGGGGGCCGGGTATACTTACAGGGAGCTCTACTCTGCCGCGCGCGGCGAGATCATCGTCCAGATGGACTGTGATCTGGCCATGCCGGTGGAGGTGTCGATCCCGACTTTTCTTGCGGCTCTCGAGAACGCTGACCTCGCCGTGGGCTCGCGCTATGTTGGCATCAAGGCTGATTATCCGCTGAAACGCCGGGTCTTCAGCCGGGGCTACACCATGCTCACCCGCCTGCTTTTTGATCTGAGCGTGGTGGACACGCAGACAGGATTTATGGGTTTTTACCGGAAGATATTGCCGTCGCTGGATCTCAGCGCCGACGGTTTCGAACTGCTGGTCGAGTTCATCGCCCAGGCCAACGCCGCCGGATTCCGGATCGCCGAAGTCGGGCTACCCTGGTTCCACGACACTACCAGCGGCGAGACAGAGGTATGGAGTGAGAGTGTCAAGATGCTCAAGGGAACGCTGCGGGTCAAGCGGCGTTTCAACCAGCTGAAGAAACAGAAAAGCCACCAGGCAGCAGCCCGGTGA
- a CDS encoding glycosyltransferase family 39 protein produces the protein MTDRNRTTEPETAVSHRSWAILTALVLLALAIRMAAVSFRPMLQGDEAIYIRMAGNLASDSGALGLMEYMDLFFPPLYSWMMAGLDQILGDMILSGHAVAVIFGSLVPIPVFLLGRALLSERTGLMAAALITLNPLLVDTSSRLFGTGVFLFFLTFGMYFTWKLITGFHRIDGIMAGASMGFAYLAGEEALYYMSILVPLSLAVAWQRRAWNRLAVPALAAVAVFMLFAVPYALYLHQVQGGWSLTGGSSTPEAMAVEHLLKPDTVAWDRYAYGFDAGSEQLRLENYLESKGPTGPLRFFLEDPWGGFKRFFSMGYDFHAEEMAKLIPLTLLPLLGLGLFARGWDRRRAARTGFLWLMISPAFIGFMLYFQSYFFIEYLPPLMVLAAMGWRRLEQWGAATAEYCFSGSLRERLTSWSPLLLAMVVMLPLLALSGVTVLKQRYPVEKLDSANWITATAGEGKRIMDREPATAIYAGAEGVILPYADYNSTTDYALRADVDYLVISVVDVRDWRPELGPLLEGEDRHPEWTLVNTVRPGTDKETLIFELKRNG, from the coding sequence ATGACAGACAGGAACAGGACAACCGAACCGGAAACAGCCGTCAGTCACCGCAGCTGGGCGATTCTCACGGCGCTGGTGCTGCTGGCGCTGGCGATCCGGATGGCAGCAGTCAGCTTCCGGCCGATGCTCCAGGGTGACGAGGCTATCTATATCCGCATGGCGGGGAATCTCGCTTCAGATAGCGGCGCCCTGGGGCTTATGGAATATATGGACCTGTTCTTCCCGCCACTCTACTCATGGATGATGGCGGGACTGGATCAGATCCTGGGAGACATGATCCTGTCGGGTCATGCCGTTGCGGTGATCTTCGGCAGCCTTGTCCCGATACCCGTTTTTCTGCTGGGCAGAGCGTTGCTGAGCGAGAGGACCGGCCTGATGGCTGCGGCGCTGATCACGCTCAACCCCCTGCTGGTCGATACTTCATCCCGGCTTTTCGGTACCGGCGTCTTCCTCTTCTTCCTGACCTTTGGCATGTACTTCACCTGGAAACTGATCACCGGTTTCCACCGGATCGACGGAATCATGGCTGGGGCCTCAATGGGGTTTGCCTATCTCGCGGGCGAAGAGGCGCTTTATTACATGAGCATCCTGGTGCCACTTTCGCTGGCAGTGGCCTGGCAGAGGCGGGCCTGGAACAGGCTCGCCGTGCCGGCGCTGGCAGCAGTGGCAGTATTCATGCTTTTCGCTGTCCCGTATGCCCTGTACCTGCACCAGGTACAGGGTGGCTGGAGCCTGACCGGCGGTTCGTCGACACCCGAGGCGATGGCGGTCGAACATCTGCTAAAACCGGATACGGTTGCCTGGGACCGTTATGCCTATGGATTCGACGCGGGCAGCGAGCAGCTGAGGCTCGAGAATTATTTAGAAAGCAAGGGGCCGACTGGACCCCTGCGGTTTTTCCTGGAAGATCCCTGGGGTGGTTTCAAGCGGTTCTTCAGCATGGGATACGATTTTCACGCCGAGGAGATGGCGAAGCTGATCCCGCTGACACTGTTGCCGCTGCTCGGCCTCGGGCTGTTTGCCCGGGGGTGGGACCGGCGGCGAGCGGCGCGCACCGGCTTCCTCTGGCTTATGATTTCGCCTGCATTCATTGGCTTCATGCTGTATTTTCAGAGCTACTTCTTTATAGAATATCTGCCGCCGCTCATGGTGCTGGCGGCGATGGGGTGGCGGCGCCTGGAGCAATGGGGAGCAGCGACCGCCGAGTACTGTTTTTCCGGGAGCTTGCGCGAACGCCTGACGAGCTGGTCGCCATTGTTGCTGGCCATGGTCGTAATGCTGCCGCTGCTGGCGCTGTCCGGGGTCACAGTACTAAAGCAGCGTTATCCGGTCGAGAAACTCGACAGCGCCAACTGGATCACGGCGACAGCCGGCGAGGGGAAGCGGATCATGGACCGCGAGCCGGCGACAGCCATATATGCAGGCGCCGAAGGCGTGATCCTTCCCTATGCGGATTATAATTCGACTACTGACTATGCATTGCGGGCAGATGTCGATTATCTTGTAATCAGCGTGGTCGACGTCAGGGACTGGCGGCCGGAACTGGGGCCGCTGCTGGAGGGCGAAGACAGGCATCCCGAGTGGACGCTGGTTAATACAGTCAGGCCGGGAACCGATAAGGAAACGCTGATATTCGAGCTGAAAAGGAACGGCTGA
- a CDS encoding class I SAM-dependent methyltransferase: MSAFAGSSPRAGSSDSGDSGDRAHCSLCSSSDVPDLYLIKGLQLKKCGSCGAIFVYPQPTYEELLPDYQEKYFLSGEHLDWGYADYMQLEGDIRETSKRRLQVMERYLKGGRLLEAGCATGWFMDEARKRGFQVRGVEISEFAARWGRENLGLDIHIGPLAEAGYNDGEFDAVVLWDVLEHLSDPLSELREINRVLKKGGYLXXXVAIFLSAFPTPAASGPGSWLEGGSVIPRYGSTSIITTAVR, encoded by the coding sequence ATGAGCGCCTTCGCCGGTTCCAGCCCTCGTGCCGGCTCCAGTGATTCCGGCGATTCCGGTGACCGGGCGCATTGCAGCCTTTGTTCCTCATCCGACGTCCCCGATCTCTATCTCATCAAGGGTCTGCAGCTGAAGAAGTGCGGCTCCTGCGGCGCCATCTTCGTCTATCCCCAGCCGACTTATGAAGAGCTGCTTCCCGACTACCAGGAAAAATATTTCTTAAGCGGCGAGCACCTGGACTGGGGCTATGCCGACTACATGCAGCTCGAGGGGGATATCCGGGAGACCTCGAAGCGCCGGCTCCAGGTGATGGAAAGATATCTGAAGGGCGGCAGGCTGCTGGAGGCTGGCTGCGCCACCGGCTGGTTCATGGACGAGGCCCGCAAGCGGGGTTTCCAGGTGCGGGGCGTGGAGATATCAGAGTTTGCCGCCCGCTGGGGCCGTGAGAACCTGGGACTGGATATCCATATCGGTCCGCTGGCGGAAGCTGGATATAACGACGGCGAGTTCGACGCGGTCGTACTCTGGGATGTGCTCGAGCATCTGTCGGATCCGCTCTCGGAGCTGAGGGAGATAAACCGGGTGCTGAAAAAGGGTGGCTATCTTNNNNNNNGGGTGGCTATCTTTTTGTCAGCGTTCCCGACGCCGGCAGCATCTGGGCCCGGATCATGGCTAGAAGGTGGTTCGGTTATTCCAAGATACGGGAGCACATCTATTATTACGACCGCCGTTCGCTGA
- a CDS encoding DegT/DnrJ/EryC1/StrS family aminotransferase — protein sequence MEVPYVDLAATYHGLKDEIDEAVAKVLAGGAYVLGENTRAFEEEFAAWAGTRHAVGVGSGTDALYLALKALDIGPGDEVLTVSHTAVNTALAISKAGARPVFVDIEPGTFCMDPERLEAARTEHTRAVMPVHLYGHPVDMGRILDFAGRNSLAVVEDCAQAHGAAFKGRAVGTMGAVGCFSFYPTKNLGACGDGGAVTTDDPELAEKIRSLGNCGQGSERYRNIYKGDVSRLDELQAAILRVKLRALDGWTECRRETAALYNRLLSDPGLVSGLVTPVEAEWARHVYHLYVIRSSERDRLREHLTGSGIQALVHYPAPVHLQPAFAGESHNPLPETEKAVAEILSLPVYPEISSAQVEYVAKTILDFH from the coding sequence ATGGAAGTCCCATATGTCGACCTCGCCGCCACCTATCACGGCCTCAAGGATGAGATCGACGAGGCCGTGGCGAAGGTGCTCGCGGGCGGTGCTTATGTGCTGGGCGAGAACACCCGGGCCTTCGAGGAAGAGTTCGCCGCCTGGGCCGGCACCAGGCACGCGGTCGGGGTAGGTTCCGGCACCGACGCCCTCTATCTGGCGCTCAAGGCTCTGGACATCGGTCCCGGCGACGAGGTCCTAACGGTCTCCCACACTGCTGTCAACACGGCGCTGGCCATCTCCAAGGCCGGAGCGAGACCGGTCTTCGTGGACATCGAACCTGGTACTTTCTGCATGGATCCCGAGCGGCTTGAGGCGGCCAGGACAGAGCACACCCGCGCGGTCATGCCGGTGCATCTCTATGGGCATCCTGTGGACATGGGCCGGATTCTCGATTTTGCCGGGCGTAATAGCCTTGCCGTTGTCGAGGACTGCGCCCAGGCTCATGGCGCGGCTTTTAAAGGCCGTGCCGTCGGCACCATGGGCGCCGTCGGCTGTTTCAGTTTTTATCCGACCAAGAATCTCGGCGCCTGTGGCGACGGCGGCGCTGTCACCACGGATGATCCGGAGCTGGCTGAGAAGATCCGCTCACTGGGGAACTGCGGTCAGGGCTCCGAACGCTATCGCAACATCTACAAGGGCGACGTCAGCCGTCTCGACGAACTGCAGGCGGCGATATTGCGGGTGAAGCTGAGAGCGCTTGACGGCTGGACGGAATGCCGCCGGGAGACAGCGGCCCTCTACAACCGGCTGCTTTCGGATCCTGGTTTGGTTTCTGGCCTGGTGACTCCGGTCGAAGCGGAATGGGCCCGCCACGTCTATCACCTGTATGTGATCAGGTCATCGGAGCGCGACCGTCTGCGGGAACACCTGACTGGCAGCGGGATCCAGGCGTTGGTCCATTATCCGGCGCCGGTGCATCTGCAGCCCGCTTTTGCCGGCGAGTCACACAACCCTCTGCCTGAGACCGAGAAGGCCGTTGCCGAGATACTTTCCCTGCCGGTCTATCCCGAGATATCATCTGCTCAAGTGGAATACGTCGCCAAAACAATCCTCGATTTTCATTAG
- a CDS encoding radical SAM protein — MDNVGLDKVPIGAMKILSCYHEVQQILAGKMPVPRTMEFFLSNVCNHACAGCHSRYMHKSEDQFLDFDTLKEVVTDFSELGVEGVEISGGGEPLMYPQIIQAIAFMRGKGLKVGMFSNGTLLTDELSEFLVQNLLFLRIAFDAGTPETYKKIHGRDQFDTLIRNLETIVGYKSKHGKDKAVDAKAGPRRMTDAKYGTATVGAKYLVSTKNWHELSRAAELARDIGLDYLQFKALRASKFTPEGEVLDQAREEAKKAEALSDDRFQVFGSLEKTKPIGRCFLNPIHPVVDAKGDMYLCAFFHHRKDTHRIGNIYEKSFPEIWYSERHFEAFRSTKPKECAVFDCPFHEAAVLARAWIVENQKHLEFI, encoded by the coding sequence ATGGATAACGTCGGCTTAGACAAGGTGCCCATCGGGGCGATGAAGATCCTTTCCTGCTATCACGAGGTGCAGCAGATACTCGCCGGCAAGATGCCGGTACCCAGGACAATGGAGTTCTTTCTCTCCAACGTCTGCAACCACGCCTGCGCGGGTTGCCACTCCCGATACATGCACAAGTCCGAGGATCAGTTCCTCGACTTCGATACCCTGAAGGAAGTCGTGACCGATTTCTCGGAGCTGGGAGTCGAGGGTGTGGAGATTTCAGGCGGCGGCGAGCCGCTGATGTATCCCCAGATCATCCAGGCTATCGCCTTCATGCGCGGCAAGGGCCTCAAGGTGGGGATGTTCTCCAACGGCACCCTGCTCACCGACGAGCTGTCCGAATTCCTGGTACAGAACCTGCTGTTCCTGAGGATCGCTTTCGACGCCGGGACTCCGGAGACCTATAAGAAGATCCACGGGCGCGATCAATTCGACACCCTGATCAGGAATCTGGAGACCATCGTCGGTTACAAGTCGAAGCATGGCAAGGATAAAGCCGTCGATGCCAAAGCGGGGCCGCGGCGCATGACCGACGCGAAATACGGCACGGCGACCGTGGGCGCCAAGTACCTGGTGTCGACGAAGAACTGGCATGAGCTCAGCCGGGCTGCCGAGCTCGCCCGCGACATCGGCCTGGACTATCTGCAGTTCAAGGCGCTGAGAGCCAGCAAGTTCACGCCCGAGGGCGAGGTGCTCGACCAGGCGCGCGAGGAGGCGAAGAAGGCCGAGGCGCTGTCGGACGACCGCTTCCAGGTCTTCGGCAGCCTGGAGAAGACCAAGCCCATCGGCCGCTGTTTCCTCAATCCCATCCATCCGGTAGTTGACGCCAAGGGTGACATGTATCTTTGTGCTTTCTTCCATCATCGCAAGGATACGCACAGGATCGGCAACATCTATGAGAAGAGCTTTCCCGAGATCTGGTACAGCGAGCGCCACTTTGAGGCTTTCCGCAGCACCAAGCCGAAGGAGTGTGCTGTCTTCGACTGTCCCTTCCACGAAGCGGCTGTCCTGGCGCGGGCCTGGATCGTCGAGAACCAGAAGCACCTGGAGTTCATCTAA
- a CDS encoding radical SAM protein, giving the protein MRVLLINPPYRSQIIRRYVCSYNAPNFLFPPLELMYLSAQAKLVDGCEVKLMDCIASKLTPEAALEQAAACRPDVVLSIMAIEYFDNDIEFLGRLRRQMSEALVGCFGHLPSNHGEETLRATGADFVLAGEPDVAFRKLLERLAAGGDSGGFRPGDAAELAGGESSRRDAVVLAGEGVAVIGGDGIFIPAEFQRNPSLDELPYADQSAIDHSLYGEPFFGHPYTTFLSSRGCPFPCAYCVRTYGRKFVMASAEHVVDEVAAAVEQQGIRYFRFMDDTFTASRKRVLEICKGLGRIEAPITWSCLTRPNTIDGEVAAALRDAGCRRVYVGIESGSQKVLDYLKRGYKLEQVMDNLRQVRASGLEMVGWFIVGAPVETREDFELSLKLARELNLEFIAVSTLVPYPETELYEIEKDNIDFSLMPYVCQFKDQAGTEREAEFYRRYYLRPSYFVGKLGNLARHPGETIRATGDFLRYAVASRRDPNRKDLF; this is encoded by the coding sequence TTGAGAGTCCTTTTAATCAACCCCCCTTATCGTTCGCAGATTATCCGGCGCTATGTATGTTCTTACAACGCGCCGAATTTCCTGTTCCCGCCGCTGGAACTCATGTACCTCTCCGCCCAGGCGAAGCTGGTCGATGGCTGCGAGGTGAAGCTCATGGACTGCATCGCCTCGAAGCTGACGCCCGAAGCGGCGCTGGAGCAGGCGGCCGCATGCAGGCCCGATGTGGTCCTCTCGATAATGGCGATTGAATATTTCGACAACGACATCGAGTTCCTCGGCCGCCTGCGGCGGCAGATGTCTGAAGCGCTGGTCGGCTGTTTCGGCCACCTTCCCAGCAACCATGGGGAGGAAACACTCAGGGCGACCGGCGCCGATTTCGTGCTGGCGGGCGAGCCTGACGTAGCTTTTCGCAAGCTGCTGGAGCGACTTGCGGCCGGAGGGGATTCTGGCGGTTTCCGGCCTGGCGATGCTGCGGAGCTGGCCGGGGGGGAATCCAGCCGTCGCGATGCAGTGGTGCTGGCCGGTGAGGGCGTTGCCGTCATCGGCGGCGATGGTATTTTCATCCCTGCCGAGTTTCAGCGCAATCCCTCTCTGGATGAGCTTCCCTATGCCGACCAGTCGGCAATCGATCACTCACTTTATGGCGAGCCCTTCTTCGGCCATCCCTATACGACCTTTTTATCTTCACGTGGTTGTCCTTTTCCCTGCGCTTATTGCGTGCGCACCTATGGCCGCAAGTTCGTCATGGCGTCGGCGGAGCATGTGGTCGACGAGGTGGCTGCGGCGGTGGAGCAGCAGGGCATCAGGTATTTCCGGTTCATGGACGATACTTTCACGGCTTCGCGCAAACGGGTGCTGGAGATCTGCAAGGGACTCGGCAGGATAGAGGCGCCAATCACCTGGAGCTGTCTCACCCGGCCGAACACCATCGACGGCGAAGTCGCTGCGGCGCTGCGTGACGCCGGCTGCCGCCGGGTCTATGTGGGCATAGAGAGTGGTTCCCAGAAAGTGCTCGACTACCTCAAGCGGGGGTATAAACTGGAGCAGGTGATGGACAACCTCAGGCAGGTGCGCGCCAGCGGCCTTGAGATGGTGGGCTGGTTCATCGTCGGCGCGCCGGTAGAGACCCGGGAGGATTTCGAGCTGAGCCTGAAGCTGGCCCGGGAGCTCAACCTTGAATTCATCGCCGTCTCGACGCTGGTGCCCTATCCCGAGACCGAGCTTTATGAGATCGAGAAGGACAACATCGATTTCAGCCTGATGCCGTATGTCTGCCAGTTCAAGGACCAGGCCGGCACTGAGCGTGAGGCTGAGTTCTACCGGCGATATTATTTGAGACCGTCTTATTTTGTGGGAAAATTGGGTAACCTGGCGAGACACCCCGGCGAGACCATCAGGGCGACCGGGGATTTTCTCCGCTACGCGGTTGCGTCAAGGCGAGATCCGAACCGAAAGGACCTGTTTTGA
- a CDS encoding glycosyltransferase family 39 protein: protein MKASTSANGSRSGAGGFRLGAGWILALLVLTALSLRVAASLTRPMIQYDESAYLRMAENLAAGLRPTEVSGMTATHFTILLPALIAGVSFILGDFVLSGYVVAIFFGALIPIPTYLLGKELVDGRVGLMAAALMAINPLFINTSEFIYTEVVYIFFLLVAVFFGVRMIREGDHRGSLLCGASLGLAYLANPAACYYLVILNAVLLVRALQKRWWRRLAVAASLFIVAFSVIAVPYVFFLHGELGKWTYSGKAAAGPINAATRNLQHASVWDSERELLALNEQGTELLLIEMEADETVANPIAFMINYPKQAFKNFGDQVDVLHTSVFAQVAPLWLLPLLGVGLFAYGWNRKQALSAGYIFLLMTPAILVLAISAHSRFFMPYAPLLMIWVAQGWQKMEAWAAETLELSLADPPRSRLMKLAPWFVGLLVIVPVFAYTISGAVTNVISKSHPIEYREAGEWLRQDAGTGQRIMGRNASAAYYAGGISVALPYADYDRTTAFAKARDTDYLIISAGDIYSLRPHLVKLLEDAGTHPDWTLVHKEEEGTPREVMIFRLNR, encoded by the coding sequence ATGAAGGCCTCTACCAGCGCCAATGGCTCGCGGTCCGGCGCCGGCGGCTTTCGGCTCGGCGCCGGCTGGATACTGGCTCTTCTGGTGCTGACCGCACTGAGTCTGCGGGTGGCGGCCTCGCTCACCCGGCCCATGATCCAGTATGACGAATCCGCGTATCTGCGCATGGCCGAGAACCTGGCCGCAGGGCTGAGGCCTACTGAGGTAAGCGGTATGACCGCTACTCACTTCACTATCCTGCTGCCGGCTCTGATCGCCGGCGTTTCTTTCATCCTTGGGGATTTCGTCCTTTCCGGATATGTTGTCGCGATCTTTTTCGGAGCCCTGATCCCGATCCCAACATATCTTTTGGGGAAGGAGCTGGTCGACGGGCGGGTGGGATTGATGGCCGCGGCGCTCATGGCCATCAATCCGCTCTTTATCAACACCTCGGAATTCATCTACACGGAAGTCGTCTACATCTTCTTTCTGCTCGTGGCGGTCTTCTTCGGAGTAAGGATGATCAGGGAGGGCGATCATCGGGGCAGCCTGCTTTGCGGTGCTTCACTGGGACTTGCCTACCTGGCCAATCCGGCTGCCTGCTATTACCTTGTGATACTGAACGCAGTATTGCTGGTCCGGGCTCTGCAGAAGCGCTGGTGGCGTCGGCTCGCGGTCGCAGCATCGCTGTTCATCGTGGCCTTTTCCGTGATCGCGGTTCCCTACGTCTTCTTCCTCCATGGTGAACTTGGCAAATGGACCTACAGCGGCAAGGCTGCGGCCGGTCCGATCAACGCCGCAACCAGGAACCTTCAGCATGCCAGCGTCTGGGATTCGGAGCGGGAGCTGCTGGCGCTGAACGAGCAGGGCACGGAGCTGCTGCTGATCGAGATGGAGGCTGACGAGACTGTGGCTAATCCCATCGCTTTCATGATCAACTATCCGAAGCAGGCGTTCAAGAATTTCGGCGACCAGGTTGATGTCCTCCATACCAGTGTTTTCGCCCAGGTGGCGCCGCTGTGGCTGCTACCGCTCCTGGGGGTGGGGCTTTTCGCCTACGGCTGGAACCGTAAACAGGCATTATCGGCTGGCTATATCTTCCTTTTGATGACGCCGGCGATACTGGTTCTCGCCATCTCTGCCCATTCCCGCTTCTTCATGCCCTATGCGCCGCTTCTGATGATCTGGGTGGCGCAGGGATGGCAGAAAATGGAAGCGTGGGCGGCCGAGACTCTGGAGCTTAGCCTTGCCGATCCACCGCGGTCGCGGCTTATGAAGCTGGCTCCATGGTTCGTCGGATTGCTGGTTATCGTGCCGGTCTTCGCTTATACGATCTCCGGCGCCGTGACGAATGTCATCAGCAAATCCCATCCGATCGAGTACCGCGAGGCCGGCGAGTGGCTCAGGCAGGACGCCGGCACTGGCCAGCGGATCATGGGGCGCAACGCCTCGGCGGCGTATTACGCCGGTGGCATCTCCGTGGCGCTGCCCTATGCTGACTACGACAGGACGACCGCTTTCGCAAAGGCCAGGGATACGGATTACCTCATAATCAGCGCCGGCGACATCTACTCGCTTCGGCCTCACTTGGTCAAGCTGCTGGAAGACGCTGGGACCCATCCTGACTGGACCCTCGTGCATAAGGAAGAAGAAGGTACGCCTCGCGAGGTCATGATCTTCAGGTTGAACCGATGA